In the genome of Anabaena cylindrica PCC 7122, the window TGACTGGATCTCATCCTTTAAACTTTTATGATCCTCACCTAAATACATTGCAATGGCGAAATCATGCCACTCACGTTTCACCTCTATTATTAAATTTTATTGATTGGTTAATATCCCCAGAATTAGATAAACGTCCTAGAAATGCTCAAGAAATTTTACAGCGTTTAGTAGAACATGAAAATCAAATCACAGGAAGTAATCTTGCAACCGTTAATGTCGTAGGTGGTCTAAAAACCGCCCAAATACCCAAAAATACTCCTCATCAAAATATAATTTCCCAACCAAATCAGCCAGAAAAATTGCCTTTATTAGCACTATTATTAGCTATGCTATTATCATTAGGCTTACTTGGCATAGTAGCTTTAGCAACACGTTCATCCAAATTGGTTATAACAGCTAATTATGGACAAGCCCCAGAGAAAAAAGGCAAAGTAGATTATTTTCCCTACGAAGAAGGAAAAGATAGTCAAGGCAGAATAGCTGAATTTAATATTGCAGTCCTATCTGTTGAATATAAATGGTTATTAGGCAGCAATTTCCAAATTAAATATAATGATCAAGTTATTAGCCTTGAACTTCTAAAAATGAATTTAGAACAAGAAGGTATACAAAAAATAATGGAAAACCCTAGCGAAATTATTTCCGTAGGTACAGCTTCCTGTGAGGGTGATGTCACAGTAGAACAAAGTCGGGCATTAGAACGTGCTAAACAAATCCAACTGTTAGGGAAAAAGCTATTTAGTAACACACCTAGCGTTAAAGGTTATCGCTTATTAAACCTGGGACAATTTCAAAGAAAAGATTGTCAAGCAAATCAAGATTCAACAGCTTATCAACGTAGCATAATCATTATTGGCGTTAAAAAACAAGCCGAAGGAGTAATTTTAGATGAAGCCTTAAGAAACAGATTAGATAAAAAACCATTTGCTGATTTTAAATTAGAAGATTACTCATTAGGTTCAGTTGAGAAATTTCAAACCATACCCAGTAACTTGTAACATCTCTCCTCCTCCGCGTTCTCTGCGTGACGGACACTTTGCACAAGTCGGGAAACCCGCCCACACAAGTATCCTCCTCTGCGTGAAATAAATCTTATCCTCCTTATGGTCAAAAAAGCAGACATTAGCACCAAAAAACTAATCAGCCTCGCACCCGAAAACTGGGTAAAATGGGTGACACAAATCGTCGATATTACCACAGGAGAAATTCTCAATTCAGAATTCCAATGGATAAGCCGGGAAAGCGATGTCTTAGTTAAAGCCACCAGTCCCCAATACGGTGAATTTCTCGTACTTAACGAGTTACAATTACGATATAAGCCAGAAATGCCCAAGCGGGTGCGGGCTTATGCGGCACTAGCGGAGGAAAAATATAATCTTCCCACCTACCCAGTATTAATCAACATTCTCAAAGAAAGCGAAACAGAAATTCCTACCCGCTACGAATCAGAATTTGCTGGTTTGCAAGCGCGTCAAGACTACCGGGTAATCAATCTTTGGGAAGTTGATGTGGAAATCGCTTTGAGTCAACCCATTCCTTCATTGCTTCCCTTTGTACCAATTCTCAAAGGTGGTGCAGAAGAATCGACGGTTAGACAAGCATTAAAAATGCTGCGTGCAGATGAGCAATTAAGCCAATTAGAAACAGTCATGGCTTTTTTTGCTACCTTCGTATTAGATAGTGACTTAGTACAGCAAATTATGAGGTGGGATATGACAGTATTACGCGAGTCTCCTTGGTATCAGCAGATTTTGAAAGAAGGTGAACAAAGAGGTGAAAAACGGGGTATAGTGTCAGCAATTGAACTAAGTTTAGAAGTAAAATTTGGTACTGAAGGTTTACAACTAATGCCTATAATCTGCCAAATTGCCGCTTTAGAACAATTAAAAACTATTCAAAGGGGCATTATGACTATAAATACTCTCGATGAATTGCGGGAATTTATACAGAGAAATTAAACTTCTGCAATTTATGTATCCTATTTGATTTGTGAAAATGGAAATGGTGAGATTCCCAACTTTTTCGGGAATCAAGAAATTTTATTTTTATCAAAATGTAGAGCCTTAAAAGGGGTATCCTAACTATAAATACTTTCGATTAAATTCGGTAATTTATGGATGAAATTTGAACTTACTCAAGTTAGATTTAGATAAATTATTGAGGTGGAGGATAACGATGTTAGAAAAATCTTTCTTCTATCAAGAAATTCTGCATAAAGGTAGAGAAGAAGGACGGCTAAAAGAGAGGCTGTCAGGTATTGAGTTAGCTTTAGATGTTAAATTCGGTGCTGAAGGTTTAGAACTAATGCCAGAAATATCACAAATTTCTGATTTAGACCTATTAAGAAATATTCAGAAAGGTGTTCTGGAGGTAAATACTTTAGATGAGTTACACGAAATTCTTCAAAGTATTCAGATACCAAATGAAATGATTTAACCTGACAATTCATAACTTAGGAATTATTCACGCTCCCATTCCTGAATACCTCTTTAATCCTGCACGCCATAACAAGCGATTTGCACCCATAAATACTAGCAACCAACCCAAAATTGACAAAAATCCTCTTGTTAAGTCAACAGGTAAACCTACGAGAATACTTGCAGGAAAATGAATCAAATAGGGAAAAGGTGTAAACATGACTACGTTTCGCACAGCTTCAGGAAAAACTTCTAAAGGTGCAATCATACCTGATAAAAACAGAAAAAATAAAAACCAGAAACTTTCTAAAGCTGTAGCTCTTTCTGTCCAAAAAGAGAACATAGCAAAAGTATACTGAATTAAAAATCGTAGGGCAAAAGCTAGTAGCGAAGCTAAACTAAACAGGAATAAATTAGGTAAACTCGGCAACCAAAAAGCTTGAGGATATAATAAAAAAAAGAATCCTATTAATAGAAATACAAAAGGCATTCTAGCAAATCTTTCAGAAACATGGTTAGCAAGATGATGAAATCCTGGATCTATAGGTTGTAATAATCGTGGAGAAAGTTTACCTTCTATTACCTCTCTTTCAAAGTCAAAAATTACCCAAACAACTGTCATTTGTCTGACTAAAAAAACAGCAAAAAAGTAACGGGCAAAATCTATAGAGGTGAGACTAAACTGCCCTCCTTGAGCCGCTTTTATCCATACACCCATGAGAATAATTGGTAAAGAACCAGATAAAATCCATAATACTAATTCTGACCGATACTCAAGCATATAGGCATAGTAGACTGAAAGCAAAGTTAGGGCTTTTTTAAGAGGATGTTTCATAATTTGTTATTTACAGCTATGCCTCTACTACATTTTTTACTCAAAACTAGACAAAACCATTCTGAAAAACTCTTCCAATTACTTCTTCTACAGGTGGTTCTGTTACTGTTAAATCAATAACTTCCAAATCAGCTAAAATTTGTGATACGGTGCTGGTAAGTGCGGCTCTCTGGACGATAAAACGCACGGCTCTTCCTTCTAAAAGTTGGATATCTCCATAAGACATAAGTTTTTCAGCTGGTAGAGGGTGGGCTAATTCAACATAAATTTCTCGGTAAGGTGCAAAGTTTTCTAATAACCCATCTAAGCTACCGTCATACATCAGTTTTCCTTGGTGAATTAATAGTACACGTTTGCATAAAGCTGTGATATCTGCCATGTAATGACTTGTCAATAATACTGTTGCTTGATAAAGCTGATTGTAATCTCTTAAAAAGTCACGTACACTCACTTGAGCATTTACATCTAGTCCTAAAGTTGGTTCATCTAAAAATAAAACTTGGGGACGGTGTAAAAGTGCGGCTAACAGTTCGGCTTTCATGCGTTCACCGAGTGATAGCTTGCGGACTGGTTGGTTCAGTTTACCTTCTAAAGAAAGCATTTCTGTTAATTCACCAACTCGATGCTGAAATTCTCTGTCAGAAATGTTATAAACTGCGGCGTTAATTCTTAAGGAATCTAATGCTGGTAAGTCCCAAATTAATTGTTGTTTCTGCCCCATTACTAGGGTGATTTTTTGCAAAAATGCTTCTTGACGACGAAAAGGAATATGTCCGGCAACTCTGACTGTACCGCTAGAAGGATGAATTAAGCCGGTGAGCATTTTCAAAGTGGTAGTTTTGCCCGCACCGTTGGGGCCTAAAAAACCAACCACTTCACCGGAAGCGATTTCAAAAGAAACATCTTGAACGGCTTTGATTGAACGATAAGTCCGCCGAAAAAAAT includes:
- a CDS encoding ABC transporter ATP-binding protein; the protein is MSIIIAENLSKYYPVAIKEPGIRGTLTHFFRRTYRSIKAVQDVSFEIASGEVVGFLGPNGAGKTTTLKMLTGLIHPSSGTVRVAGHIPFRRQEAFLQKITLVMGQKQQLIWDLPALDSLRINAAVYNISDREFQHRVGELTEMLSLEGKLNQPVRKLSLGERMKAELLAALLHRPQVLFLDEPTLGLDVNAQVSVRDFLRDYNQLYQATVLLTSHYMADITALCKRVLLIHQGKLMYDGSLDGLLENFAPYREIYVELAHPLPAEKLMSYGDIQLLEGRAVRFIVQRAALTSTVSQILADLEVIDLTVTEPPVEEVIGRVFQNGFV
- a CDS encoding ABC transporter permease, whose protein sequence is MKHPLKKALTLLSVYYAYMLEYRSELVLWILSGSLPIILMGVWIKAAQGGQFSLTSIDFARYFFAVFLVRQMTVVWVIFDFEREVIEGKLSPRLLQPIDPGFHHLANHVSERFARMPFVFLLIGFFFLLYPQAFWLPSLPNLFLFSLASLLAFALRFLIQYTFAMFSFWTERATALESFWFLFFLFLSGMIAPLEVFPEAVRNVVMFTPFPYLIHFPASILVGLPVDLTRGFLSILGWLLVFMGANRLLWRAGLKRYSGMGA
- a CDS encoding serine/threonine-protein kinase; the encoded protein is MSLCINPVCPQPNHPDNDENRFCQTCGSQLELLGSYRVMRLISDKTGFSKVYEAYEKNIPKILKILKEELAKDTKAISLFQQEVNVLAQLNHPGIPQAEGYFQYQTRVGLTLHCMVMEKIDSLNLEQWLKQQQNRPISEAQAIAWLKQLAEILSLVHDKQYLHRDIKPANIMIRPDGQLVLIDFGTARELTKTYLTNGGGITAITSSGYSPPEQMNGQAIPQSDFFALGRTFVFLLTGSHPLNFYDPHLNTLQWRNHATHVSPLLLNFIDWLISPELDKRPRNAQEILQRLVEHENQITGSNLATVNVVGGLKTAQIPKNTPHQNIISQPNQPEKLPLLALLLAMLLSLGLLGIVALATRSSKLVITANYGQAPEKKGKVDYFPYEEGKDSQGRIAEFNIAVLSVEYKWLLGSNFQIKYNDQVISLELLKMNLEQEGIQKIMENPSEIISVGTASCEGDVTVEQSRALERAKQIQLLGKKLFSNTPSVKGYRLLNLGQFQRKDCQANQDSTAYQRSIIIIGVKKQAEGVILDEALRNRLDKKPFADFKLEDYSLGSVEKFQTIPSNL